TGACGAACCGGATCTCCTGCATGCCCTCCCTCAGATCCCGCGCGATGTCGGCGACAGGCGTCGGCAGCGTGATGGACGCCTCCGAGGGATCGCTTTTGACCTCGTCATTCCACTGCACCCGCTCGACCTTCATCGAGGTGCCTGATCCAGGCCGGGTGGTGAACGCGACGTACAGGTGCGTTTGCGGGCTGTCGGCGCTGGAGAAGAAGGTCCGGATCTTCCCCGGCGGCGGCGGGCTGCCGCCTTCAGGCGCATGGCCGCCCATGAAGAGCGCTCCGACCTCGTATTGTTCGAGCAGGCTCATGAACGTCAGGAACGACGGGTCCGAGGCGTTGTCCATTCCCCCCGGGTAGAGCACCACGATCGGCAGGCCGGCGGCCCGGGCCTTGCGGAGGTCCTGAGCCAACCACGGCAATGGCGATATCAGTTCGACGATCTCCGTGCGCGCCTTCTGCCAGATGTAGCGGCTGCTTCGCGCCGCATGCCTCGGCGCGAGGTTCACCGTCACGAAGTGCACGCCGTTGCGCCGGACGGACCACCCCAGGCTGCCTCGCTGCTCCCGGACGTTCGTGCCGTTGAGGTACTCCCGCACATCGAGGTCCAGGTTCGCATCGGCCGGCAGATGGCGTTGCAGCACGTCCACGTTGCGATGCAGGCATTCATAGGGACCACAGCCATCGACCTGGTTCTGGTAGTCGCGATCGCCCAGCGCCAGCAGCGCCGGCATCTCCAGCCGCTTCAGCTCGCCCTCGATGAACGTCCACTGGTCGTCCCGGCCGGATGCCGTGAGGTTGCCGTTCAAGAACGTCGCGAGCAAGGGTTGATCGCGAGAGCGGCGGTTGATGGCGCCGACCCGCTGACTGATGAAGTGCTCCGCGTCGGCCTTCGGATCGCCCGTCCGGGACCAGGGACCCCGCGCGGGCTCCGGATAGGCCAGGTTCGACAGGATCGCCACGCTGAAGCGGGTGTCGACGGCCTGCGCCCAGGCGCCGGACGCCGTGCAGGCCAAGGTGGCGACGATCGCCTGCGCGACGCGGCGCAAACGCCCACGCGCACGCCCGAGGCGGCCGGCGCGTGGGGTCGGGTCTTGTCTGTAGGAATTCATCGGTTCATCTCCGGAAGTCAACGAGGAGATGTCCATGCTCCCGCGCCCGGCGCAGGGGGTCGATGACACAGACCACCCTCCCTGCACAGCCGACAACCTGTCGTCTTGCGTCCGACCGACTGATATCGGTCAGGTCCTGCCGAGGATCGGATCAGGACTACGCCATCCGCCAGCAGCCGCGCCCGGCCGCCTTGGCCGCGTAGAGCGCGTCGTCCGCGCGGCCCAGCAGCGCCACGTCGTCCTCCGCCCCGCCGTCGTGGCAGGCGATGCCGATGCTGGTCGACAGCTGCAACACCTGACCCTGCAAGGTCAGCGGCGCCTTCACCACCTCCAGCAGCTTGTCCGCCACAAGCGTCGCCTCCTGCGGCGCGTGCAGGTTCTCGAGGATCAGCACGAACTCGTCGCCGGCCAGCCGGCAGAACTGGTCCGTCTCGCGGATCGCACCGCGCACCCGGTCGGCGAAAGCCCTCAGCACCACGTCACCGGCTGCGTGCCCCAGCGAATCGTTGATCTGCTTGAAGTGGTCCATGTCCATGAACATCAGCGCCATCGTCCGTTCGTTGCGGCGTGTGCGGGCGATCGATTCCGACAGGCGGGACTCGAACTGCCGCCGGTTCGGCAAGCCCGTGAGCGGGTCCACGCGGCTGAGCTGGTCCAGCTCCCGCTCGACCTGCTTGAACGGCGTGATGTCGGTCGCCAGCGTGTAGACGCCCGCGACGCTGCCGTCCGGGCGCAGGTCGGGCACGTACTCGGCGAGCATGTCCCGCACCACGCCGTTGCTTTCCGAGCGCGTCTCGAAGCGTTGCCGGACGCCCGCCAGCGCGGCCTTCAGGAAGGGCTGCCGCTGCGCGTGCAGCACCGGTCCGATGACCTCCAGCAAGGTCCGGCCCAGCGCCGCCTCCGGCTCCATGCCCATCCAGGTGCGGAAAGTCGCGTTGAGGAACTGCAGCCGTTCCTCCGCGTCGATGTAGGAGATCAGCACCGGCAGGTTGTCGGCGATCGTGCGCAGCCGGCGCTCGCTGGACTCGTGGCGCAGCACGGCGTCGTGGAGCTCCAGCGTGCGCGCTTCGACGCGCAGCTCCAGCGAGGCGTTCAGCTGCGCCAGCGAACGGTCCTGCTCGGCCTGCCGGTGCGCCAGATCGGTCAACGCGTGCGACAGCAGCGCCGCCTCGCGATAACCGCCGACGGCGGGGAGCGCGTCCTCGCTCAGGTGGCGACGTTGCGCGATCGCGTCGGCCAGCTCGTTCAGCGGGCGGGTCATGCGCCGCGCCAGCCACCAGCTCAGCGGCACCGCCGCCGCCAGCATCAGGATCGCGCTGAGCATGATCTGGCGCCGCAGCCCGTAGTAGTCGGCGAGCGCCACCGCCACCGGCTGCCGCACCAGCACCGTCCAGCCCAGGCCGGGATACAGGCCGTAGCCCTGGCTGGGCACGCTGACGGCGAAGTAGTCGACACCGTCGGCCTCGTGGTGCCGCAGTCCCTGGCCGTTCTCGGTGCCGATGGGCATCTTCTTTCCCTCGCGGTCCGACGGCCCCAGGATCACCACGCCGTCCTTGCCCAGGACCAGCGCGTCGGCCTGGTGGGACGCCATCGTCGCGTCGATCAGCTCGCTCTTGATCTGGCGCGCCCAGCCCCAGCTCAGGTGCACGCCGAAGACGCCCTGCAACTGGCCGTGGTGGTCCAGCAGCGGGATCGCGAAGTCGACGAAACGCCACGGCTCGTTCTGCCGCGGCAGCAGCTTTTCCAGCAGCAAGGCCGCGTGCACGTCGCCGACGAAGGGCTGACCGCCCTTCGCGCCCTGCCACCACGGGCGCTTGGAGACGTCGACGCCGTCCAGCAGCCCGCCGGCGGCGGCCAGCACCTTGCCTTGCCCGTCGGTCACGCCCAGCCACGCGAAGTGGTCGAAACCGACCTGCACTTGGTCCAGCGCGCGGCGCATCGCCTCGGGATCGTCGAAGCGGCGGAAGGGCTCCAGCTGGGCCAGCACCCGCACTTCCTTGAACTGCTGCGCCATGCCGCGGTCCAGGGCGTCGCGGAAGTCGACCGCGACCTGTCGCAGCGACTCGACCGCGCGGCGCTCGGCATGGGCGCGGGCGAAGTTCTCGATGAGCAGGGCGGAGATCAGCAGCGCCGCCGCCACCGCCGCCAGCACCATCGCGGTGAGCCAGCGGCCGAGAGAGGCGCGCGACCCGCGCGGCGGGACGAAGCCGTCGGCGCTCGCGCCCGGTCCGTGAGGACCCCCGGGCGCGGGAGGAGACGGCAGGACCTGGACGTTGTCGTGCATCACTGCAGTTGTAGCGAGAGCGGGCGCAACCTGCAACGCGGGATAGTGCCACTGCACCAGCGGCGGGCAAAGACCGACCCTGTGCGGGCACCGTCGCGGGGCGGACTTTGCAGGCGCACCAAAAGCGATCAAGCTGGAGGCCCTGCCGGCCCGCCCGCCGGACGGGGGTGGGCACGGCGCTTGCAACCTGCCCCTCCCGACCGCCACCCGGAGGCGGTCCGTCCCTGGAGACCTCATGCATGCGCTGACCCTTCCGGCCGCTGGCCACTATGACGAGATGCTGCTGCAAAGCGGCGCGATCCGGCCCAGCTACCAGGCCTTCGCGGACTGGCTGCACGCGCAGACGCCCGACGCCCTGGCCAAGAAGCGGGCCGAGGCCGACCTGCTCTTCCACAAGGTCGGTATCACCTTCGCCGTCTACGGCGACGAGGCCGGCGCCGAGCGGCTCATCCCCTTCGACACCGTGCCCCGCATCGTCCCCGCCGACGACTGGCGGATGCTGGAACGCGGCCTGCGCCAGCGCGTCACGGCCCTCAACCGCTTCCTCTGGGACATCTACCACGACCACGAGATCGTGAAGGCCGGGCTGATCCCCGCCGAGCAGGTCTTCGCCAACGCGCAGTACCAGCCGGCGATGCAGGGGCTGGACCTGCCGCTGGGCGTGTACGCGCACATCACCGGCGTGGACCTGATCAGACATTCCGACGGCGGTTATTACGTGCTCGAAGACAACCTGCGCGTGCCCTCCGGCGTCAGCTACATGCTGGAGAACCGCAAGATGATGATGCGGCTCTTCCCGGAGCTGTTCGCGAAGTACTCGATCGCGCCGGTCGCGCACTACCCGGCGCTGCTGCTGAACACGCTGCGCCAGGCCAGCCTGGCGGACAACCCGACCGTGGTCGTGCTGACGCCGGGGCCGTTCAACTCGGCCTACTTCGAGCATGCCTTCCTCGCGCAGCAGATGGGCGTGGAACTGGTCGAGGGTCAGGACTTGTTCGTCAAGGACGGGTTCGTGTTCATGCGGACCACCGTCGGGCCCAAGCGCGTCGACGTCATCTACCGCCGCATCGACGACGCCTTCCTGGACCCGCTGGCCTTCCGGTCGGATTCGATGCTGGGCGTGCCGGGGCTGCTCTCGGTCTACAAGCAGGGGCACGTGGTGCTGGCCAACGCGGTCGGGACCGGCGTGGCGGACGACAAGTCCATCTATCCGTATGTGCCGGACATGGTCCGCTTCTACCTCGGCGAGGAACCCATCCTGCACAACGTGCCGACCTGGCAGTGCCGCAAGCCGCAGGACCTGGACCACGTGCTGGCCAACATGGGCGAGCTGGTGGTGAAGGAAGTCCACGGCGCCGGCGGCTACGGGATGCTGGTCGGACCGGCCTCGACGGCGGCAGAGGTCGCGGACTTCAAGGAACGCGTGAAGGCCAATCCCTCGAACTACATCGCGCAGCCGACGCTGTGCCTGTCGAGCTGCCCGACCTTCGTCGAGCGCGGCATCGCGCCGCGCCACATCGACCTGCGGCCCTTCGTGCTCTCGGGGCGCGAGGTCAACATGGTCGCCGGCGGCCTGACGCGCGTGGCGCTGAAGGCGGGCTCATTGGTCGTCAATTCGTCCCAGGGTGGTGGCACCAAGGACACCTGGATCCTGGAGAACTGAACCATGCTCAGCCGTACCGCCGCACAGCTCTACTGGATGAGCCGATACATGGAGCGCGCCGAGAACCTGGTGCGCATGCTCGACGTCACGCATTCGCTGTCGCTGCTGCCGCAGTCGCGCGGGGCCGCGACGGAACTCGCCGCGCCGCTCGCCGTCACCGGCACGCTGGAGGCCTACCAGGCGCGGCATCCGCAGTTGAGCGCCGCGCAGCTCTTCCGCTTCATGGGGATCGATCTGGAGAATCCCGCCTCGGTGCTGTCGTGCATCCGGCAGGCGCGCGAGAACGCGCACGCCGTGCGCGGCCAGATCACCGCCGAGATGTGGGAAGCCATCAACACCAGCTGGCTGGAAGCCCGTGAGCTCGCGCGCAAGGGCGTGGTCGAGCCGTCGTCCTTCTTCGACTGGGTGAAGGAGCGTTCCCACCTGTTCCGCGGCGCGACCTACGGGACGCTGCAGCGCAACGACGCGTACTGCTTCATCCGGCTGGGCACCTTCGTCGAACGCGCGGACAACACCGCCCGGCTGCTGGACGTGAAGTCGCAGCTGATCGCCCCGGCGGTGGACACGCTGGCGCCGGTCGACGCGCCCAGCGAGAGCGCGCCCGACTTCTACGCATGGAACGCGCTGCTGCGGTCGCTCTCGGCCTTCGAGGCCTATCACGCGGCCTACCGCGACAGCCTCAACGGCCGCCGCGTGACCGAGCTGCTGATCCTGCGGCCGGACGTGCCGCGCTCGCTGCGCGCCTGCTGCGACGAGATCCGCACGGTGCTGCCGCAGATCGAGGCGCGCCCCGGCGACGGGGACGCGGGGCGCAATGTCAAGCAGAGCGCCGGCCGGCTGGCGCTGCGGCTGGAGTATGGTGCGGTGGACGAGATCCTCGACCAGGGGCTGCATCCCTGGTTGACGGGTTTCCTGCAGGATTCGGCGCGGCTGGGCCGCGACATCCAGCAGGCCTATTTCGAGGCGCAGTGAAACCAGGGACAGCGCCATGCATCTGCACATCTCGCACGAGACCGTCTACGCCTACGACTCCCCGGTAGCCCGCAGCACGCAATACCTGCGGCTGACGCCCCGGCCCACGCGCGGCCTGCGCGTGCTGCACTGGGCGCTGGAACTGCCCTCGCCCGCCAGCGCCTGCAAGGACGCCTTCGGCAACACGATGCATGTACTGAGCCTGGACGGCCCGCGGCGCGACATCGTCCTGCGCGCGATCGGCGAGGTCGACACCGACGACGCACCGCCCACGCCGGACCCGGAGGAGGAACTGCCCTCCCCGCTGTTCCTGCGCGACAGCCCGCTGACGCGCGCGGACGCCCAGTTGCGGCAGTTCGCCGCCGGCTTCGCGGACGCCGCGAAGACCGACGCGCACGGGGCGCTGCTCGCGATGATGGCGGCGATCGGCGAACGCATGCCCTACGTGCGGGGCTACACCGATGCGGCCACCCCCGCGGCGGAAGCCTTCGAGACGGGTCACGGCGTCTGCCAGGACCATGCGCAGGTCTTCGTCTGCTGCGCGCGGCTGCTGGGGCTGCCGGCGCGTTACGTCTCGGGTTACCTCGCGACGGACTTCGAACATGTGGCGAGCCACGCCTGGGGCGAGGTACGCCTGCCCGCGGCCGACGCCACCGGACCCGCCCCCGCGCACGGCATGGCCGGCGGCTGGCTGGGGTACGACATCAGCAACCAGTGCCTGGCGGACGGGCGCTACGTGAAGCTGGCGACCGGCGCGGACTACCTGGACGCCTGCCCGGTGCGCGGTGTCCGCACCGGGGGCGGGCTGGAGACGATGCGGGCGGAAGTGCACGTGAAGCCCGGCACGACGGACCAGCAATGAGCGTGCACCACGACGGCGCGTTGCAAGCCTGATGCGCTAACCTTCCGCCCCATGACTTACTGTGTTGCCATGCGGCTGCGTGCCGGCCTGCTGTTCGCGTCGGATTCGCGGACGAATGCGGGCGTCGATCACATCGCCACCTTCCGCAAGATGAATCTGTTCGAGCAACCGGGCGAGCGCCTCATCACGCTGCTCACGGCCGGCAATCTGGCGACCACACAGAGCGTGGTCAGCCTGCTGCGCCAGCGCGCGACGGTCAACGGCCGGCACCTGATGAGCCTGACGTCGATGTACGACGTCGCGGAGCTGGTGGGCAAGACGCTGAAGGAAGTGGTCGCGCGAGACAGCGACGGCGTCGGCCAGTTGAACCAGGGCGTGGACTTCGGCGCCAACTTCATCGTCGGCGGCCAGATCCGGGGCGAGGCGCCGCGGGTCTTCCACGTCTATCCGCAAGGCAACTTCATCGAAGCCACGGAAGACACGCCCTACGTGCAGATCGGCGAGTCCAAGTACGGCAAGCCCATCATCGACCGCGTGATCGACTTCGACAGCTCGCTGGCCGAGGCCACGAAGTGCGCGCTGATCTCGTTCGACTCGACGATCCGGAGCAACCTGTCGGTGGGCCTGCCGATCGACATGCTGCTCTACAAGACCGACAGCTTCGCGCCAGCCGAGCCGCACCGGATCACGAAGGACGATCCCTACTTCACGACGATCAGCCAGGGCTGGGGCGGCGGGTTGAAGCGGGTGTTCGAGCAGTTGCCGGACGAAGACTGGTTCGCGTGAGCGGACGGCAAGCCCGTCACGGCTTGCCCTTGCAGTCGCAGACCTCGCTGCCGTTGTCGAAGACGACGCGCCAGCGGCCATCGGCATCGAGCCGCCAAGTCGACGCAAATCGCGCGACCAGCTTGTCTTTCACGTGCACCGGTCCGGTGGAGTAGCCGAGCTTGCCATCGGGCAGGACCTCGACGAGATCGGGTGTCCATGAGAACGGCGCTTCGGGGTCTTCGAAGAAGCGCTTCCAGTGCGCGAGCACGGCGGCCCGGCCGCGCAGCGGCTGCTTGCCGTCGATGAAGATGGCGTCCTCCGCGACGAATTCGGCGAAGGCCTTGAAGTCCCGCTTGGACATCGTGGCGGCGAAGGCGATCTCGGCGTCGCGGACTGGGTTCTGTTCGCCAGTGACAGAGGGCGTTGCTGCATTCGGCGATGTCGCGGCGGTCGCGCTCAACGCGCCAGAGGCCAGGGCAAGCGTGGAACGGAGGATCGAGCGGCGGTCGGGCATGGCGGGGCTCCGCTGAGTTCGTGGCGAAGTCTAGTCACAGTCCACCCTTCAACAGGAAGTCAGCTGACGGGCAGTGCCCATTTTCCAGGGAACGCGATAAACGCCGGCGCGTGCAGTGCGCGCATGCTGGACGATGAGCGGCCACCAATCGACCAGTCGGGAGGCCATCGGCCAGAACGTCTGCGACGCCCATTGGTTGTCGAGCACATAGGCAATCAAACCGTTCCGTCGTATCGCCTTGCGCTCTTCACCCGCGCGCTTGCTCAGTTGGTCGCGCGTGATCACGACCCAGCAAGATCCCTGCGCTCCGAGTCCATCCATCCATGCGGTGTCAGCCATGTGCGCAGGAAACACTTCCTGCAGATGCACGACCCGCTCCGCGAGATCCTTCTCCTCGGACAGAACCGAAATGGCGCGAGCGATGGTTTCCGAAAGGTTGTTGTCGAACATCACCTTCATGCGGCGACCCTCTGCTCGAACTCGACGGCCGCCATGACCTCTTGAGGCGTCGCACGCCAGAGCCTCGAGAC
This genomic stretch from Mitsuaria sp. 7 harbors:
- a CDS encoding diguanylate cyclase domain-containing protein, translated to MHDNVQVLPSPPAPGGPHGPGASADGFVPPRGSRASLGRWLTAMVLAAVAAALLISALLIENFARAHAERRAVESLRQVAVDFRDALDRGMAQQFKEVRVLAQLEPFRRFDDPEAMRRALDQVQVGFDHFAWLGVTDGQGKVLAAAGGLLDGVDVSKRPWWQGAKGGQPFVGDVHAALLLEKLLPRQNEPWRFVDFAIPLLDHHGQLQGVFGVHLSWGWARQIKSELIDATMASHQADALVLGKDGVVILGPSDREGKKMPIGTENGQGLRHHEADGVDYFAVSVPSQGYGLYPGLGWTVLVRQPVAVALADYYGLRRQIMLSAILMLAAAVPLSWWLARRMTRPLNELADAIAQRRHLSEDALPAVGGYREAALLSHALTDLAHRQAEQDRSLAQLNASLELRVEARTLELHDAVLRHESSERRLRTIADNLPVLISYIDAEERLQFLNATFRTWMGMEPEAALGRTLLEVIGPVLHAQRQPFLKAALAGVRQRFETRSESNGVVRDMLAEYVPDLRPDGSVAGVYTLATDITPFKQVERELDQLSRVDPLTGLPNRRQFESRLSESIARTRRNERTMALMFMDMDHFKQINDSLGHAAGDVVLRAFADRVRGAIRETDQFCRLAGDEFVLILENLHAPQEATLVADKLLEVVKAPLTLQGQVLQLSTSIGIACHDGGAEDDVALLGRADDALYAAKAAGRGCWRMA
- a CDS encoding circularly permuted type 2 ATP-grasp protein, yielding MHALTLPAAGHYDEMLLQSGAIRPSYQAFADWLHAQTPDALAKKRAEADLLFHKVGITFAVYGDEAGAERLIPFDTVPRIVPADDWRMLERGLRQRVTALNRFLWDIYHDHEIVKAGLIPAEQVFANAQYQPAMQGLDLPLGVYAHITGVDLIRHSDGGYYVLEDNLRVPSGVSYMLENRKMMMRLFPELFAKYSIAPVAHYPALLLNTLRQASLADNPTVVVLTPGPFNSAYFEHAFLAQQMGVELVEGQDLFVKDGFVFMRTTVGPKRVDVIYRRIDDAFLDPLAFRSDSMLGVPGLLSVYKQGHVVLANAVGTGVADDKSIYPYVPDMVRFYLGEEPILHNVPTWQCRKPQDLDHVLANMGELVVKEVHGAGGYGMLVGPASTAAEVADFKERVKANPSNYIAQPTLCLSSCPTFVERGIAPRHIDLRPFVLSGREVNMVAGGLTRVALKAGSLVVNSSQGGGTKDTWILEN
- a CDS encoding alpha-E domain-containing protein gives rise to the protein MLSRTAAQLYWMSRYMERAENLVRMLDVTHSLSLLPQSRGAATELAAPLAVTGTLEAYQARHPQLSAAQLFRFMGIDLENPASVLSCIRQARENAHAVRGQITAEMWEAINTSWLEARELARKGVVEPSSFFDWVKERSHLFRGATYGTLQRNDAYCFIRLGTFVERADNTARLLDVKSQLIAPAVDTLAPVDAPSESAPDFYAWNALLRSLSAFEAYHAAYRDSLNGRRVTELLILRPDVPRSLRACCDEIRTVLPQIEARPGDGDAGRNVKQSAGRLALRLEYGAVDEILDQGLHPWLTGFLQDSARLGRDIQQAYFEAQ
- a CDS encoding transglutaminase family protein — encoded protein: MHLHISHETVYAYDSPVARSTQYLRLTPRPTRGLRVLHWALELPSPASACKDAFGNTMHVLSLDGPRRDIVLRAIGEVDTDDAPPTPDPEEELPSPLFLRDSPLTRADAQLRQFAAGFADAAKTDAHGALLAMMAAIGERMPYVRGYTDAATPAAEAFETGHGVCQDHAQVFVCCARLLGLPARYVSGYLATDFEHVASHAWGEVRLPAADATGPAPAHGMAGGWLGYDISNQCLADGRYVKLATGADYLDACPVRGVRTGGGLETMRAEVHVKPGTTDQQ
- a CDS encoding proteasome-type protease, which encodes MTYCVAMRLRAGLLFASDSRTNAGVDHIATFRKMNLFEQPGERLITLLTAGNLATTQSVVSLLRQRATVNGRHLMSLTSMYDVAELVGKTLKEVVARDSDGVGQLNQGVDFGANFIVGGQIRGEAPRVFHVYPQGNFIEATEDTPYVQIGESKYGKPIIDRVIDFDSSLAEATKCALISFDSTIRSNLSVGLPIDMLLYKTDSFAPAEPHRITKDDPYFTTISQGWGGGLKRVFEQLPDEDWFA
- a CDS encoding DUF4440 domain-containing protein; the encoded protein is MPDRRSILRSTLALASGALSATAATSPNAATPSVTGEQNPVRDAEIAFAATMSKRDFKAFAEFVAEDAIFIDGKQPLRGRAAVLAHWKRFFEDPEAPFSWTPDLVEVLPDGKLGYSTGPVHVKDKLVARFASTWRLDADGRWRVVFDNGSEVCDCKGKP